In Nostoc sp. CENA543, a single genomic region encodes these proteins:
- a CDS encoding TIGR04325 family methyltransferase → MTVAKVEFNKKSLNFKNLIKQIPIISDLFRYYWSFYRTTTACRGVYASFDDALKTTPKGAKSGYNQPEISKNLTKAAKMTTAWEPGQFNPQDYPILVWLASAFTQSSTVFDLGGNVGHGYYTYKKFVQYPMGLNWLVCEIPEVVKVGRELASQGHNPGLSFTTEFAHAENTEILITCGTLQYIEPSLADMIGELQTKPRHILINQVPFYDGENFITLQNIGYAFCPYKIQNRSEFVESLSALGYELIDNWKLERSCSIPFHPERFVRNYEGFYFKLKG, encoded by the coding sequence ATGACAGTAGCAAAAGTCGAATTTAATAAAAAATCTCTAAATTTTAAGAATTTGATCAAACAAATTCCCATTATTTCAGATTTATTTCGCTATTACTGGAGTTTCTACCGTACTACTACTGCGTGTCGGGGTGTTTATGCTTCCTTTGATGACGCTTTAAAGACAACTCCAAAAGGTGCTAAATCGGGATATAACCAACCAGAAATTAGTAAAAATCTGACAAAAGCTGCGAAGATGACAACTGCTTGGGAGCCAGGTCAGTTTAATCCTCAAGATTATCCGATTCTTGTTTGGTTGGCATCTGCGTTTACTCAAAGTTCTACTGTTTTTGACCTTGGCGGTAATGTAGGACACGGCTACTACACATACAAAAAGTTTGTGCAATATCCTATGGGTTTAAACTGGTTAGTGTGTGAAATTCCAGAGGTCGTGAAGGTAGGAAGAGAATTAGCAAGCCAAGGTCATAATCCAGGTTTATCTTTTACTACAGAATTTGCTCACGCTGAGAATACAGAAATATTGATCACCTGCGGTACTCTGCAATATATAGAACCATCATTGGCGGATATGATTGGGGAATTACAGACTAAACCCCGACATATTTTAATTAATCAAGTGCCATTTTATGACGGAGAAAACTTTATCACATTGCAAAATATTGGTTACGCTTTTTGTCCTTATAAAATCCAAAATAGATCCGAATTTGTCGAATCACTTTCAGCACTTGGCTATGAATTAATCGATAATTGGAAATTAGAGCGTTCCTGTTCTATTCCCTTTCATCCTGAACGATTTGTGCGTAACTACGAAGGTTTTTATTTCAAGTTAAAGGGATAG
- a CDS encoding acyltransferase: MTTDVKHIKPLTSMRGIAALSVAILHFSYYGIPKTGAIISAHTAFFYNSYLWVDFFFILSGFIMTHVYFSNFGSGVNLHKYSSYLISRFARIYPLHIFMIVLFIGLEVVKHLLQNASVFTGKFNLTALLANIFMLQAFDFSCPPWFKCDTYWNEPAWSISVEFLIYSIFPFLLSLLLKKRRKFDLKIYITSLITMLPVIIIAAGNLDNIIGIPSIARCGLECIMGITTYKFYLQCTYKKYFEMNLIGVISIIWILLIMHNNWGDSRVVRSVHDWLVLPSFSLLILYLSHNRNGLITKILSLPLMAYLGAISYSIYMTHWFIQELFRTFWDYKFHVYLGTNLNEYESWMCLCLFILIVLASASLTYSFVEIPMRKYLKEKLLTKRYLHHHLVDK; the protein is encoded by the coding sequence ATGACTACTGATGTAAAACACATTAAACCTCTAACTTCTATGCGAGGTATTGCCGCATTGTCAGTTGCTATTCTCCATTTCTCCTACTACGGTATCCCTAAAACTGGTGCTATAATATCAGCCCACACTGCATTTTTCTATAATAGTTATTTGTGGGTTGATTTCTTCTTTATCTTGAGTGGGTTTATTATGACTCACGTTTATTTTAGTAATTTTGGATCTGGAGTGAATTTACATAAATATAGCTCATATCTAATATCAAGATTCGCCAGAATTTATCCTCTGCACATATTTATGATTGTGCTGTTCATTGGGTTAGAAGTAGTCAAACACTTATTACAAAATGCTTCAGTTTTTACTGGTAAATTTAACTTAACTGCTCTATTAGCCAACATTTTTATGTTGCAGGCATTTGATTTTAGTTGTCCACCTTGGTTTAAATGTGACACTTATTGGAATGAACCAGCTTGGTCAATTAGTGTAGAGTTTCTAATTTATTCTATATTTCCATTTCTTTTGTCTTTGCTACTAAAAAAGAGACGTAAGTTTGATTTAAAAATTTATATTACTTCTCTGATTACTATGCTGCCAGTAATTATCATTGCAGCTGGCAATCTAGATAATATTATTGGTATTCCTTCTATTGCTAGATGTGGTTTAGAATGTATCATGGGTATTACTACCTATAAATTTTATCTTCAATGTACGTATAAAAAGTATTTTGAAATGAATTTAATAGGTGTAATTTCAATAATTTGGATACTATTAATTATGCACAATAACTGGGGTGATTCGAGAGTTGTTCGCAGTGTCCACGATTGGCTTGTTTTACCTAGTTTTTCCTTATTAATTTTGTATTTATCTCATAATAGGAATGGTTTGATCACAAAAATATTGAGTCTGCCATTAATGGCATATCTAGGAGCAATATCTTATTCAATTTATATGACTCATTGGTTTATTCAAGAATTGTTTCGTACTTTTTGGGACTATAAATTTCATGTGTATCTTGGTACAAATCTTAATGAATATGAATCTTGGATGTGTTTGTGTCTATTTATTTTAATTGTTTTAGCATCTGCATCACTAACATATAGCTTTGTAGAGATTCCCATGCGTAAATATTTAAAAGAAAAGTTATTAACCAAACGATATCTTCATCATCATTTGGTGGATAAATAA
- a CDS encoding non-ribosomal peptide synthetase: MTLSSVENKSGLTAVDFDPFAEGELLLTAPATESQKEIWASVQMGDAANCAYNESQSLRLKGNLNLEALQFALQQLVQRHEALRTTFSTDGSTLCIVASLVIDIPVIDISALELQKKEAQLKSLIKAEVETSFDLEHGPLFRVKIIKLQPEEHLVTLTAHHIICDGWSWGVLTPELGEIYSAKVEGRTPDLEAPNVFSEYAILQEEEQQTPEAIATEQYWLDQFANSVPVVDFPTDRQRPPLRSFNSAREDWQLNSELVSNLKQLGTKFGCSFMTTILAGFEVWLHRLTGQNDLVVGIPAAGQAASGQYNLVGHCVNLLPLRTQIDSTKAFSDYLQSRRSTVLDGYDHQQFTFGSLVKKLSLPRDSSRIPLVPITFNIDQGLDTDKLPFVGLEVEFFSNPRSFENFELFINATELRGQLTLECQYNTNLFDADTIRRRMAEFETLLLGIVANPNQIIAKLPILPAVEQQLLTTWNQTQTAYPQDKCIHQLFEEQVARTPDAVALVFQEQELTYRELNSRANQLAQHLQNLGIGADELVGICIERSLEMVVGLLGILKAGGAYVPLDPAYPQERLEFMLADTQIKLLLTQKQLAEKLPTHTANVIYLDTDWDSISQIKPENLTNIVKPDNLAYIMYTSGSTGQPKGVSVIHQGVVRLVKDTNYVSLTNQEVFLQISPISFDASTFEIWGCLLNGGKLVIFPPHTPSLDELGQVIQQYQVTTLWLTAGLFHVIVDEKIDALKPLRQLLAGGDVLSVSHVQKFLSTVENCKLINGYGPTENTTFTCCYEITAPLKSGASIPIGRPIANTQVYILDSQLQVVPIGITGELYIGGDGLAREYFHRPDLTAERFIPNPFSPDPQARLYKSGDLGRYLPNGEIEYLGRIDNQVKVSGFRIELGEIETALLQHPAIKEAVVIVREDTPGEKLLVNYFVAASSADNLSIVSELRQFLKQKLPEYMVPKIFMALETMPLNANGKVDRRVLPKPDSYRPELEANYVAPRTPTEQQIADIWSQVMNIKQVGIYDNFFELGGYSLIGIQVVSRMRQALQVEILMSNLFELPTVADLAERVETLRWAAQSVQSAESETADDYEEGEL, translated from the coding sequence ATGACCTTATCATCTGTAGAGAATAAATCTGGACTAACTGCTGTTGATTTTGACCCCTTTGCAGAAGGGGAATTATTACTAACCGCCCCCGCAACTGAATCTCAAAAAGAAATTTGGGCTTCTGTGCAGATGGGAGACGCTGCTAATTGTGCATATAATGAGTCGCAGTCTCTGCGCTTAAAAGGAAATTTAAATTTAGAAGCGTTACAATTTGCTTTACAGCAGTTAGTCCAGCGTCATGAAGCTCTACGGACAACCTTCAGTACCGATGGTAGTACACTCTGCATAGTGGCTTCATTGGTGATTGATATTCCTGTCATTGATATTTCTGCACTAGAGTTGCAAAAAAAGGAAGCACAATTAAAAAGCTTAATCAAAGCAGAAGTAGAAACATCCTTCGATTTAGAACATGGCCCGCTATTTCGGGTAAAAATTATCAAATTGCAGCCAGAGGAGCATCTAGTCACTTTAACTGCTCATCATATTATTTGTGATGGTTGGTCTTGGGGAGTTTTAACACCGGAACTAGGTGAGATATATTCTGCCAAGGTAGAAGGTAGGACTCCAGATTTAGAAGCCCCAAATGTATTTAGTGAATACGCGATTTTACAGGAAGAAGAACAGCAAACTCCAGAAGCGATCGCCACAGAACAATATTGGTTAGATCAGTTTGCCAACTCCGTACCTGTAGTAGATTTTCCCACAGATCGTCAACGTCCACCCTTAAGAAGCTTTAACTCAGCCCGTGAAGATTGGCAACTCAACTCAGAACTAGTTAGCAACCTCAAACAACTTGGGACAAAATTCGGTTGTAGCTTTATGACCACAATCCTGGCAGGATTTGAGGTCTGGCTACATCGCCTCACCGGACAAAATGACCTAGTTGTTGGTATTCCTGCTGCGGGTCAAGCTGCTTCAGGACAGTATAATTTGGTAGGTCACTGTGTAAATTTACTACCTTTGCGGACTCAGATAGATAGCACCAAAGCTTTTAGTGACTACCTACAAAGCAGACGCTCAACCGTCTTAGATGGCTACGATCATCAACAATTTACCTTTGGCAGTCTCGTCAAAAAACTATCACTGCCCAGAGATTCTAGTCGTATACCTTTAGTACCAATCACCTTTAATATTGATCAAGGCTTAGACACTGATAAATTGCCCTTTGTGGGACTAGAAGTAGAATTTTTCTCTAACCCGCGCTCCTTCGAGAACTTTGAATTATTTATCAACGCAACGGAATTACGTGGTCAGTTGACCTTGGAGTGTCAGTACAACACCAACTTATTCGATGCTGATACTATCCGCCGTCGTATGGCAGAGTTTGAAACGTTGTTGTTGGGGATAGTTGCAAATCCCAATCAAATTATTGCTAAATTGCCCATTTTGCCAGCAGTTGAGCAACAGCTATTAACAACATGGAATCAGACACAAACAGCCTATCCTCAAGATAAATGTATTCATCAGTTATTTGAGGAACAGGTAGCACGCACACCTGATGCAGTAGCATTAGTATTCCAAGAACAGGAACTCACCTATCGGGAGTTAAACTCTAGAGCGAATCAGTTAGCCCAACATCTACAAAACTTAGGCATCGGTGCAGATGAGCTAGTAGGTATCTGCATAGAGCGGTCTTTAGAAATGGTAGTAGGTCTTTTAGGTATTCTAAAAGCAGGTGGGGCTTACGTACCTCTAGATCCGGCGTATCCGCAAGAACGCTTGGAGTTCATGCTTGCAGACACCCAGATTAAATTATTATTAACCCAAAAACAACTAGCTGAAAAACTACCAACACACACTGCAAATGTCATTTATTTAGATACTGATTGGGATAGTATTAGCCAAATAAAACCAGAGAATCTAACTAATATTGTTAAGCCTGACAACTTGGCTTACATAATGTACACATCTGGCTCTACAGGGCAACCCAAAGGTGTTAGTGTAATTCATCAAGGTGTCGTTAGATTAGTCAAAGATACTAACTATGTCAGCCTCACCAATCAAGAAGTATTTTTGCAAATCAGTCCTATCTCCTTCGATGCTTCAACTTTTGAAATTTGGGGTTGTTTACTCAATGGTGGAAAACTAGTAATTTTTCCGCCTCACACACCGTCTCTAGATGAATTAGGGCAAGTCATTCAGCAATACCAGGTGACAACCCTATGGTTAACTGCGGGATTATTCCATGTGATAGTTGATGAAAAAATTGATGCCTTAAAACCGTTGCGTCAATTATTGGCAGGTGGTGATGTTTTATCAGTTTCCCACGTCCAAAAATTCCTCAGTACAGTAGAAAACTGTAAATTAATTAATGGTTACGGGCCAACAGAAAACACAACCTTTACCTGCTGTTATGAGATCACAGCACCACTTAAGTCTGGGGCTTCTATCCCTATCGGTCGCCCGATCGCTAATACGCAAGTTTATATATTAGACTCCCAACTGCAAGTTGTTCCCATTGGCATCACAGGTGAATTGTATATTGGTGGCGATGGTTTAGCACGAGAATATTTCCATCGTCCTGATCTCACAGCCGAGCGATTCATCCCTAACCCCTTTAGCCCAGATCCTCAAGCACGTTTATATAAAAGTGGAGACTTAGGACGCTATTTACCGAATGGAGAGATTGAATATCTCGGACGCATTGATAATCAAGTAAAAGTGAGCGGTTTCCGTATAGAATTGGGTGAAATTGAAACTGCACTTTTGCAACATCCAGCAATCAAAGAAGCGGTCGTCATTGTTCGAGAAGATACTCCCGGTGAAAAACTTTTGGTCAATTACTTTGTGGCAGCATCTAGTGCAGATAATCTGTCAATTGTTTCAGAGTTACGCCAATTCTTAAAACAAAAACTTCCTGAGTATATGGTGCCAAAGATTTTTATGGCACTAGAAACCATGCCGTTAAATGCCAACGGCAAAGTTGATCGTCGAGTCCTACCAAAACCTGATTCTTATCGCCCAGAACTAGAGGCAAATTATGTAGCCCCACGCACTCCAACTGAGCAACAGATTGCCGATATCTGGTCACAGGTGATGAATATTAAGCAGGTGGGAATTTACGACAACTTTTTTGAACTGGGGGGATATTCCCTAATAGGAATTCAAGTAGTTTCTCGAATGCGCCAAGCCTTGCAAGTAGAAATCTTGATGTCTAATTTATTTGAATTACCAACTGTGGCCGATTTGGCGGAACGTGTAGAGACCCTGCGTTGGGCAGCCCAGAGTGTTCAATCCGCCGAGAGTGAAACAGCAGATGATTACGAGGAAGGTGAGCTATGA
- a CDS encoding non-ribosomal peptide synthetase — protein MKTLEQLLSELRQRDVKLWLEGDRLRYRAAKDSLTPELLAELKAQKSEIINFLRQITTVATANIPPIVPCERNGNLLLSFGQQRLWFLHQFEPDSSSNNMPVVVRFTGNLNVTILEASLKEVVRRHEVLRTTFPAVDGKPVAVVTSEVSLTLPIVDLRQVPEEQREAEAFRLATDEAHRPFDLANGPILRVLLLRLREQEHLLVWNMHAIVCDGASSDVFYQDFTTIYKALAEGKTSPLPPLPVQYADFAHWQHQWLQGEVLQSQVHYWQQKLAGSLPIIQLPYDHPRPSNVQTYRGDRAARLLPKTLNYALTDLSQKWGVTLFMTLLTVFELLLYRYSGQEDLLISFASVGRGQVETERLIGFFSNTLVLRSNLAGNPTFRELLDRVRKDCLEAYAHQDLPFERLIEELKPEQRNRNSSSLFQVKFSLNPPWSNGRGMASVQLPDLNMTSLFGYIYHGKTKYDLILVLREQDNGLGMVFDYNADMFEVSTIERMLGHFQSLLEGIVANPDCPILELPLLTKAEQHQLLVDWNHTKTADIKDIAIHQLFEVQAECTPDRIAAIAQHGQLTYQQLNQRANQLAHYLQTLGVSTGVSVGLYVEPSLEMIVGLLGICKAGGTYVPITPTSPDTAFICQDAQISLLLTTSSLIEQLSECGTKIMCLDTDWSAIAVHNQQNPVTPVTPDHLACITYPPTATARPHGISISHRNLVNHSLAISQTWELSQGDRVLVSSAIDESLFSCWFSGTGAVLQPPSLPNSITQFCSFISQQQITVLNLSTYFWHQLVDHLATSPAVLPDSLRLVMVGGEKVSPTAYQTWVERVGTKIRWLHAYGVKETTFTATVYNPQTSNHKEIPIGKPIANTQIYILDQLLQPVPIGSPGEIYISGVGVVPGYYQQSDLTSQKFIPHPFSDDPQARLYQTGDLGRYLADGNLEYLGRTDRQVKIRGVGIDLTQIESLIGEHSDVTQAVVITNEQIPGEQHLVAYIVSHQEQQPQTSDLRSFLSQKLADEFIPSDFVCLKSLPLTANGQINYRALPEPNFVKQQLEGNFVAPHNETELLLTTIWAKLLGIQGFGINDNFFDLGGNSILAVRLFTEIEQNFGVNFPLSTLLQRPTIAELAAMIRQDESAQEWEHLVIIKPGSSSKPPFFCVNAIWGNILFYRGLASYLSPDQPFYGLQSQGLDGKQTPLSSIPEMAASYIQEMQRVQPQGPYYLGGFSWGGTLALEIAQQLQAQGQEVRLLAIFDTGAPAIAQSQAQMTNVQSTRYRTNLLNFRLWELQDYLSNLREKISWHLRAGKASILYRLYLRYIKRSLPEFYIFNVAAANYKAYKSYFATAYSGKVTLFRAIQDLAQLEKNAELRWDQIATDGVDIYQVMGATHTGLMEDSYVKLLAEQLQLCLERSQQQNRNKMPPLSPLPEDAVLAS, from the coding sequence ATGAAAACTTTGGAGCAACTATTATCTGAGCTACGTCAACGGGATGTAAAACTGTGGTTAGAAGGAGATCGCTTACGCTACCGAGCAGCAAAAGACAGCCTCACACCAGAATTACTGGCGGAGTTAAAAGCTCAAAAATCTGAAATTATCAATTTTTTACGGCAGATTACCACAGTGGCCACCGCCAATATTCCCCCAATTGTCCCCTGTGAACGGAATGGCAACCTGCTGCTTTCTTTTGGTCAACAAAGGTTATGGTTTTTACATCAGTTTGAACCTGATAGTTCCTCGAATAATATGCCGGTGGTAGTGCGTTTTACAGGCAATCTCAACGTTACTATCCTAGAGGCAAGCCTAAAAGAAGTCGTTCGCCGCCATGAAGTTCTGCGGACAACTTTTCCCGCAGTTGATGGCAAGCCAGTCGCAGTTGTTACCAGTGAGGTTTCCTTGACGTTGCCCATAGTTGATCTACGGCAAGTGCCAGAGGAACAACGGGAGGCTGAAGCTTTCCGCTTGGCAACTGATGAAGCTCATCGACCATTTGATCTCGCCAACGGTCCAATTTTGCGGGTCTTACTGCTGCGGTTACGTGAGCAAGAGCATCTACTCGTCTGGAATATGCACGCCATAGTTTGTGATGGAGCCTCCTCTGATGTGTTCTATCAAGACTTTACTACCATCTACAAAGCCTTGGCTGAGGGAAAAACCTCTCCTTTACCACCTTTACCAGTGCAGTATGCTGACTTTGCCCATTGGCAACATCAATGGCTGCAAGGCGAAGTTTTGCAGTCTCAAGTCCACTATTGGCAGCAGAAATTAGCAGGTAGTTTACCGATTATTCAACTGCCTTATGATCACCCCCGTCCCTCGAATGTGCAAACTTATCGTGGCGATCGCGCGGCCCGGTTGCTACCAAAAACATTAAATTATGCCCTGACAGACTTGAGTCAAAAGTGGGGAGTAACCCTTTTCATGACTCTGCTGACAGTGTTTGAGCTATTACTCTACCGATATTCTGGACAGGAAGACCTACTCATTAGTTTTGCTAGTGTAGGTCGAGGACAAGTAGAAACCGAGAGGCTGATTGGATTTTTTTCTAATACTTTGGTTCTGCGGAGTAACTTGGCAGGAAACCCAACTTTTCGAGAATTGTTAGACAGGGTGCGTAAGGATTGCCTAGAGGCTTATGCTCATCAAGACTTACCGTTTGAGAGATTAATTGAAGAACTCAAACCAGAGCAGCGCAACCGTAATAGTTCATCTCTGTTTCAGGTGAAATTTTCTCTGAATCCACCTTGGTCGAATGGTCGTGGCATGGCATCGGTGCAACTGCCAGATTTAAACATGACTTCTCTGTTTGGATACATCTATCATGGCAAGACCAAATACGATCTGATCTTAGTTTTACGAGAACAGGATAATGGTCTGGGCATGGTATTTGATTACAATGCAGATATGTTTGAGGTGAGTACCATAGAGCGGATGTTAGGACACTTCCAAAGTTTGCTCGAAGGTATTGTAGCTAATCCAGACTGCCCCATTTTAGAATTGCCCCTGTTAACTAAAGCCGAACAACATCAACTTTTAGTCGATTGGAATCACACCAAAACGGCTGATATCAAGGATATTGCCATCCATCAATTATTTGAGGTTCAAGCCGAATGTACTCCCGATCGTATAGCGGCGATCGCACAACATGGGCAATTAACTTATCAACAACTCAATCAGCGAGCTAATCAACTAGCCCATTATTTGCAGACTCTAGGGGTAAGTACAGGAGTATCCGTTGGTTTATATGTAGAGCCATCCCTAGAAATGATTGTGGGATTATTGGGTATCTGTAAAGCAGGTGGAACATACGTACCCATCACACCCACATCACCAGACACAGCTTTCATCTGTCAAGATGCCCAAATCTCCCTATTACTCACTACCAGCTCATTAATTGAGCAACTGTCTGAGTGTGGAACTAAGATAATGTGCTTAGATACTGATTGGTCAGCAATTGCCGTACACAATCAGCAAAATCCAGTCACTCCAGTCACACCTGATCACTTAGCTTGTATCACCTATCCACCCACCGCTACCGCTAGACCCCACGGGATCAGCATCAGCCACCGTAACCTAGTCAATCATAGTTTAGCCATTAGTCAAACCTGGGAATTGAGTCAAGGCGATCGCGTTCTGGTATCCTCTGCCATAGATGAATCACTATTTTCCTGCTGGTTCAGTGGGACAGGTGCTGTGCTTCAGCCTCCATCTTTGCCAAACTCAATCACTCAGTTCTGCTCATTCATTAGCCAACAACAGATCACAGTCCTCAACCTATCCACTTATTTCTGGCATCAACTAGTTGATCATCTTGCCACATCTCCAGCAGTTTTACCTGATAGCTTACGCTTAGTCATGGTGGGTGGGGAAAAAGTCTCACCCACAGCTTATCAAACTTGGGTTGAACGTGTGGGGACAAAAATACGCTGGCTCCACGCCTATGGTGTCAAAGAAACAACCTTCACCGCCACAGTTTACAATCCACAAACATCTAATCACAAAGAAATTCCCATTGGTAAACCGATAGCCAACACCCAAATTTACATTCTCGATCAACTTTTGCAACCTGTACCGATTGGCTCTCCTGGGGAAATTTACATCAGTGGTGTCGGTGTCGTTCCAGGTTACTATCAACAATCTGACTTGACATCGCAAAAATTTATTCCCCACCCCTTTAGTGATGATCCCCAGGCACGTTTATATCAAACTGGGGACTTAGGCCGCTATTTGGCAGATGGCAACCTTGAGTATTTGGGACGCACAGATCGTCAAGTTAAAATACGTGGTGTTGGCATCGACTTGACACAGATAGAGTCTTTAATTGGTGAACATTCCGATGTAACTCAAGCGGTTGTCATCACTAATGAGCAGATTCCTGGGGAGCAACACTTAGTCGCTTACATCGTCTCTCATCAAGAACAGCAACCCCAAACTAGTGACTTACGCTCTTTCCTATCCCAAAAACTGGCAGATGAGTTTATTCCCTCTGATTTTGTTTGTCTAAAATCTCTGCCCCTCACTGCTAATGGTCAAATCAATTACCGCGCTTTACCAGAACCCAACTTTGTAAAACAACAGTTAGAAGGAAATTTTGTTGCTCCCCATAATGAAACAGAACTGCTCCTGACAACAATTTGGGCAAAGCTTTTAGGTATTCAAGGTTTTGGGATCAATGACAACTTCTTTGATTTGGGAGGTAACTCCATCCTAGCGGTACGTCTATTTACTGAAATTGAGCAGAATTTTGGGGTCAACTTTCCTCTATCAACGCTATTGCAAAGACCGACAATTGCAGAATTAGCGGCGATGATTCGCCAAGATGAATCTGCTCAAGAGTGGGAACACTTGGTGATCATTAAACCTGGCAGTTCTAGTAAGCCACCTTTCTTCTGTGTGAATGCTATTTGGGGCAACATCCTCTTCTACCGAGGGTTAGCAAGTTATCTCAGTCCCGACCAACCATTCTACGGGTTACAGTCTCAAGGACTAGATGGTAAGCAAACGCCCCTAAGTTCAATTCCAGAAATGGCAGCTAGTTACATTCAAGAAATGCAGAGGGTGCAACCACAAGGCCCATACTATCTAGGTGGTTTTTCTTGGGGTGGAACTCTGGCTTTGGAAATTGCCCAACAACTGCAAGCTCAAGGCCAAGAAGTGAGATTGCTAGCTATTTTTGATACGGGTGCGCCCGCAATCGCACAATCCCAGGCACAGATGACAAATGTTCAATCTACTCGGTACAGAACCAATTTACTTAATTTCCGACTTTGGGAACTGCAAGATTACTTAAGTAATCTGCGGGAAAAGATATCTTGGCATTTGAGAGCTGGGAAAGCGAGTATTTTATATCGTTTATATTTGCGCTATATTAAGCGATCTCTCCCAGAGTTTTACATTTTTAATGTAGCAGCCGCCAACTATAAAGCTTACAAAAGCTACTTCGCCACCGCATATTCTGGGAAAGTTACTCTTTTTAGAGCAATTCAAGACTTAGCGCAGTTAGAAAAAAATGCGGAATTGCGTTGGGATCAAATAGCTACTGATGGGGTAGATATTTATCAAGTTATGGGAGCTACCCACACAGGCCTGATGGAAGATTCTTACGTGAAGTTGCTGGCTGAACAATTACAATTGTGTTTGGAGCGATCGCAACAACAAAACAGAAACAAAATGCCTCCATTATCTCCTTTGCCAGAAGATGCTGTTTTAGCTTCTTGA
- a CDS encoding WecB/TagA/CpsF family glycosyltransferase: MQQTKVLNVTIDNLTMVELLQKLKHGGVVFTPNVNHITRLQKQPDFYSVYQEADYIVCDSKILMYASQFLNTPIKEKISGSDLLPAFYNYYKNDETIKIFLLGSETEIVKKAQRRINAKVGREIVVGAYSPSFGFEKNEEECQEIVKMINSSTATVLAVGVGAPKQEMWISKYKEQLKNITVFLAIGATINFEAGTVKRSPKWMSEVGLEWLYRLASEPKRLWKRYFFDVIPFFLLILKQKLHIYQNPWVSEQQMHITNWDDLKFSQAFGMREASLAMTSETESAVQEQTQVRS, translated from the coding sequence ATGCAACAGACTAAGGTGCTGAACGTGACTATTGACAACCTCACTATGGTGGAGTTGTTACAGAAATTGAAACATGGTGGTGTTGTTTTTACTCCTAATGTTAACCACATTACACGCTTACAAAAACAACCAGATTTTTATTCTGTATATCAAGAAGCAGACTACATAGTATGTGATAGTAAAATATTAATGTATGCTTCTCAGTTTCTAAATACACCCATTAAAGAAAAAATCTCAGGTTCAGATTTATTGCCAGCCTTCTATAACTATTATAAGAATGATGAAACCATCAAAATATTTTTGTTGGGTTCTGAAACTGAGATAGTAAAAAAAGCACAAAGAAGAATCAACGCTAAAGTTGGAAGAGAGATAGTGGTAGGAGCATATTCACCATCTTTCGGATTTGAGAAAAATGAAGAAGAATGCCAAGAAATTGTCAAGATGATTAATTCATCAACAGCGACAGTTCTAGCAGTTGGCGTAGGTGCGCCTAAACAAGAAATGTGGATTAGCAAATATAAAGAACAACTCAAAAATATCACAGTTTTTTTAGCGATCGGTGCAACTATTAATTTTGAAGCAGGGACAGTCAAGCGATCGCCAAAATGGATGAGCGAAGTTGGATTGGAATGGCTTTATCGACTTGCCAGTGAACCCAAACGGCTGTGGAAAAGATATTTCTTCGATGTTATACCCTTTTTCTTGCTGATATTAAAACAAAAGCTGCATATTTATCAGAACCCTTGGGTATCTGAGCAACAAATGCACATAACTAACTGGGATGATTTAAAATTTTCACAAGCATTTGGGATGAGAGAAGCCTCTCTAGCTATGACTTCCGAAACAGAGTCGGCTGTCCAAGAGCAAACACAAGTCAGGAGTTAA